One region of Flavobacterium lipolyticum genomic DNA includes:
- a CDS encoding AAA family ATPase, which produces MNELDYSPSLLSAIKSAKSLAIQDGHSTYGVPHLAYALLYEPTGLTEVLKTLSKDIDYIREWFDVRKEVYTSSQSNDNIIIADAEIENVFTESNFNKIRLGADSIDAFCVFIAIIKPGLIYSDKQIDGLNLSDKELLKHFGLRNTQKSFNLVDNDDKEETVDINYCDTLYRKNIIEEGSAIIGRNKEVRLILENIERYENHGILLIGESGIGKTSIIKNLIYSLHETDSNFFEETLVLSLNVSKLVANCSGENEISKKLIEIFEKLSKNGKSILFIDDIQVLLNSSSSKSNAVINIINTQLTQGTINIIASIDSDSYRKSIEGTTIDGKFENIFIEELDHALLLECLGIYKNKLEKHYKIGIDDEVIEEAIHLSKRFYKEKKLPYGAIDLLDRTASSVIVSNANSLVEIVKIKEQIKEADPADESRMSLLKKEIFNRISCVVTSKISAAENSKKQKDEVITFDAIEKLSADIEAIAKEKITVVKKSEILAVVSNATGIPLGKISAGEKEKLLTIEDKLQERVKGQAHAIKTLSEAIIESRSGLSNPKQPIGSFFFLGPTGTGKTELTKTLAELLFDDENAMIRFDMSEFKEEHSAALLYGAPPGYVGYEEGGMLVNKIRQKPYSVVLFDEIEKAHSSVYDVFLQIMDEGKVHDKLGREGDFSNAIIIFTSNIGSQWIQEQIESGHLPTSNQLIDIMSQHFRPEFLGRLTEVVPFAPINIEIAKAIFKLHLSRLQEQLRTIKNISFDLSDSALEYLTNKGFSKKYGARPIAGTVRTYLKKTISKLIISEAILENESIVLDIKGDEFIWEKK; this is translated from the coding sequence ATGAATGAATTAGATTACAGCCCCAGCTTACTATCTGCCATTAAATCTGCTAAATCGTTGGCTATTCAGGATGGACACAGCACTTACGGTGTTCCGCATTTAGCCTATGCACTGTTATATGAGCCAACAGGATTGACAGAGGTTTTAAAAACGTTATCAAAAGACATAGATTATATAAGAGAGTGGTTTGATGTAAGAAAGGAAGTGTATACATCCTCTCAGAGCAATGATAACATTATTATTGCCGATGCAGAGATCGAAAATGTTTTTACCGAATCAAATTTCAATAAAATCAGATTGGGAGCAGATTCTATTGATGCTTTTTGTGTTTTTATTGCCATTATTAAACCCGGATTAATATACAGTGATAAACAGATCGACGGTTTAAATTTAAGCGATAAAGAACTTTTAAAACATTTTGGGCTTCGCAATACTCAAAAAAGTTTTAATCTGGTAGATAATGACGATAAAGAAGAAACTGTTGATATTAATTATTGTGATACACTCTACAGAAAAAATATAATCGAAGAAGGTAGTGCTATTATTGGCCGAAATAAGGAGGTAAGACTGATACTTGAAAACATTGAACGATACGAAAATCACGGAATTTTGTTGATTGGAGAATCGGGTATTGGAAAAACAAGTATCATAAAAAATCTGATTTACAGTTTACACGAAACAGATTCTAATTTTTTTGAAGAAACACTGGTACTTTCTTTAAACGTGTCTAAACTTGTTGCCAATTGCAGCGGTGAAAATGAGATTTCGAAGAAATTGATTGAAATTTTCGAAAAATTATCCAAGAACGGAAAGAGCATACTTTTTATTGATGACATACAGGTGTTGTTAAATTCATCAAGCTCAAAATCAAATGCGGTAATCAATATCATCAATACACAGTTAACTCAGGGAACGATTAACATTATTGCTTCTATTGATTCAGATTCGTATCGAAAATCGATCGAAGGAACGACTATTGACGGAAAGTTTGAAAACATTTTTATCGAAGAACTCGATCATGCTTTATTACTGGAATGTCTGGGGATTTATAAAAATAAATTAGAAAAGCATTATAAGATAGGGATTGACGATGAAGTTATAGAAGAAGCCATTCATTTGTCTAAAAGATTTTATAAAGAAAAGAAACTGCCTTACGGAGCCATTGATTTATTAGACCGGACAGCTTCCTCGGTAATTGTTTCGAATGCCAATTCCTTAGTTGAAATTGTAAAAATAAAAGAACAGATAAAAGAAGCTGACCCTGCCGACGAATCAAGGATGAGTTTGCTGAAAAAAGAAATATTCAACAGAATTAGCTGTGTGGTAACCAGTAAAATTAGTGCTGCCGAAAATTCAAAAAAACAAAAAGACGAAGTAATCACTTTTGATGCCATCGAAAAATTATCAGCTGATATCGAAGCGATAGCAAAGGAGAAAATCACTGTGGTTAAAAAGTCTGAGATTTTGGCAGTCGTTTCCAATGCAACCGGAATTCCATTAGGAAAGATAAGTGCAGGAGAAAAGGAAAAACTTCTCACGATTGAAGACAAATTACAAGAGAGAGTAAAAGGGCAGGCACATGCTATTAAAACACTTTCAGAAGCCATAATCGAATCCCGAAGTGGTTTGAGCAATCCGAAACAGCCTATTGGTTCGTTCTTCTTTTTGGGACCAACCGGTACAGGAAAGACAGAATTAACGAAAACACTTGCAGAACTGCTGTTTGATGACGAAAATGCGATGATTCGTTTTGACATGTCCGAGTTTAAGGAAGAACATTCGGCGGCGTTATTGTATGGTGCGCCTCCAGGTTATGTGGGGTATGAAGAAGGAGGGATGCTGGTGAATAAAATCAGACAGAAACCTTATTCGGTGGTACTTTTTGATGAGATCGAAAAAGCGCACAGTTCGGTTTACGACGTGTTTTTACAGATTATGGACGAAGGAAAAGTGCATGATAAATTGGGTCGTGAAGGTGATTTTTCGAATGCAATTATCATTTTTACCTCAAATATTGGAAGCCAATGGATTCAGGAGCAGATAGAAAGCGGTCATTTACCCACTTCTAATCAGTTGATTGATATTATGAGTCAGCATTTCAGACCTGAGTTTTTAGGACGTTTGACTGAAGTAGTTCCATTTGCTCCGATCAATATAGAAATCGCCAAAGCTATTTTTAAACTGCATCTTAGCCGTCTGCAGGAACAGTTAAGAACGATCAAAAATATTTCTTTTGATTTATCTGATTCGGCTTTAGAGTATCTGACCAATAAAGGATTTTCTAAAAAATATGGTGCCAGACCTATTGCGGGAACCGTACGAACTTATCTAAAGAAAACCATTTCAAAACTAATTATATCCGAAGCTATTTTGGAGAACGAAAGTATTGTTCTGGATATAAAAGGGGATGAATTTATCTGGGAAAAGAAATAA
- a CDS encoding TssN family type VI secretion system protein, whose product MNTILPFFLKYLLAPFLILIITLIMSQFSNVKIKTKAAIIFTLCFSIIAALPCLFAFFNNEFIWFGLLFSVIYYIILGIALVYFMNTALFQKVGIQNNVLAKVFLFLIIAILSSWIYYLVFNYIAISSYAHISMLNILWLFVPIFFQESKNKYLQIPEPFYEYWRVGKERKDFEYWDNIDKFRLMQVSIHIRKKANSEFFSKFDVKIAQDVNLGSWFDKFIEDQNYRFPNDAIESSAENEDTGWTFYTAKYFSFPLFIKNLSPYRTISESKLKNKQTIFAKRVALNRHENGLEE is encoded by the coding sequence ATGAATACAATACTACCCTTTTTCTTAAAATACCTATTAGCTCCGTTTTTGATTTTGATCATAACGCTGATTATGAGCCAGTTTTCGAATGTGAAAATCAAAACAAAAGCGGCCATAATATTTACTTTATGTTTTTCGATTATAGCAGCTTTACCCTGTTTGTTTGCTTTCTTTAACAATGAATTTATCTGGTTTGGCTTATTATTTTCGGTGATCTACTACATCATACTTGGAATCGCATTGGTGTATTTCATGAATACAGCTTTATTTCAAAAAGTAGGGATACAGAATAATGTTCTGGCAAAAGTGTTTCTGTTTTTAATAATAGCAATTCTCTCTTCCTGGATTTATTATCTCGTTTTCAATTATATTGCCATATCGAGTTACGCTCACATCAGTATGCTTAATATTTTATGGCTGTTTGTACCTATCTTTTTTCAGGAATCAAAGAACAAATACTTGCAAATTCCTGAGCCTTTCTACGAATACTGGAGAGTGGGTAAAGAGCGCAAAGATTTCGAATATTGGGATAATATCGATAAGTTCCGCCTCATGCAGGTGTCCATACACATCAGAAAAAAAGCCAATTCTGAATTCTTTTCCAAATTTGATGTAAAAATTGCTCAGGACGTCAATCTGGGGAGCTGGTTTGATAAGTTTATAGAAGACCAGAATTACAGATTCCCTAATGATGCTATCGAATCCAGTGCGGAAAATGAAGATACGGGCTGGACTTTTTATACGGCAAAATACTTCAGTTTTCCTTTGTTTATAAAGAACTTGAGTCCTTACAGAACCATTTCTGAAAGTAAATTGAAAAACAAACAGACCATTTTTGCTAAAAGAGTTGCTTTAAACAGGCATGAAAACGGTCTGGAAGAATAA
- the tssO gene encoding type VI secretion system TssO, producing the protein MKKAIIFDETYWKKAKFNLLFIISACVIFIGLTKFLLKTPDFNNTDMLNRINDYEKMQKIKVDYANKSKLIFKTIDTIKYDINQVQRIDEVKRNISEYKQLYKDNEFHSSYNFCLIGGNLLNVFLEINLEESTVKKNDTLVQTSLNECKADFKNEH; encoded by the coding sequence ATGAAGAAGGCAATAATTTTTGACGAAACCTATTGGAAGAAAGCAAAGTTCAATTTATTATTTATCATTAGCGCCTGTGTCATATTTATTGGTCTTACCAAGTTTTTGCTGAAGACACCGGATTTTAATAATACGGATATGCTGAACAGAATTAATGATTATGAAAAAATGCAGAAGATTAAGGTGGACTATGCCAATAAATCGAAGCTAATTTTCAAAACCATTGATACGATAAAATATGACATCAATCAAGTACAGCGTATCGATGAAGTAAAAAGAAACATTTCAGAGTACAAACAGCTTTATAAAGACAACGAATTTCATTCGTCCTATAATTTTTGCTTGATCGGCGGAAACTTGTTAAATGTTTTTTTAGAGATAAACCTGGAAGAAAGTACGGTGAAAAAGAACGATACCCTTGTACAGACAAGTCTTAACGAATGTAAAGCAGATTTTAAAAATGAACATTAA
- a CDS encoding PKD domain-containing protein — MNIKNRTVVILLSCIAVILVIVALLFPYNKRLSNLDFSIVDDNSNHQYELNEELSFKINDSTLISDKKAVWYFGNGDSIVSKGSVNYTYDKAGKYLVTLKIDDKFDFSKQINIVNGRRLTARDSITKIFCPEFGYVGEEIVFTGYSPSSNNWYWEFGETGTIDSYEKQAIYIFTQPGIYTVKLETDKTKYPITKVIEVLQLYEPFKEPEAVDSSGIVLNDIKKRLQTIANLGARDTKTYREQVNYLKNKYICNDLSDVVVVVNEEKYNDFLSYCQGLHYLEGNETIIEDVKLDNIKCFKQINITQKTKNKTK; from the coding sequence ATGAACATTAAAAACAGAACAGTAGTTATCCTTTTGTCTTGCATTGCGGTAATTTTAGTGATAGTAGCACTGCTATTCCCTTATAATAAACGATTAAGTAATCTAGATTTTTCGATTGTTGATGACAATAGTAATCACCAGTATGAATTAAACGAGGAATTATCTTTTAAAATAAATGACAGTACTCTAATATCAGATAAAAAAGCCGTTTGGTATTTTGGAAACGGTGATTCGATTGTTAGTAAAGGAAGTGTAAACTACACTTATGATAAAGCCGGGAAGTATTTAGTGACCTTAAAAATTGACGACAAGTTCGATTTTTCAAAGCAAATTAATATCGTAAACGGCAGAAGATTGACGGCAAGAGATTCTATCACCAAGATATTTTGTCCGGAGTTTGGTTATGTAGGTGAGGAAATTGTGTTTACCGGATATTCTCCGAGTTCTAATAATTGGTATTGGGAATTTGGCGAAACGGGAACCATAGATTCTTATGAAAAACAAGCCATTTATATTTTTACTCAGCCGGGAATTTATACGGTAAAGCTCGAAACAGATAAAACGAAGTATCCGATAACAAAAGTAATTGAAGTGTTACAATTGTACGAACCTTTCAAAGAACCGGAGGCTGTAGATTCGTCGGGTATTGTATTGAACGATATTAAAAAAAGACTGCAGACCATTGCTAATTTGGGAGCAAGAGATACCAAAACGTACAGAGAGCAGGTTAATTATCTGAAAAATAAATACATCTGCAATGATTTGTCTGATGTCGTGGTAGTAGTCAACGAAGAAAAATACAACGATTTTTTAAGTTACTGTCAGGGACTTCATTATCTGGAAGGAAATGAAACTATAATTGAGGACGTGAAATTAGATAATATTAAGTGCTTTAAGCAGATCAATATTACCCAAAAAACTAAAAATAAAACAAAGTAA
- the tssR gene encoding type VI secretion system protein TssR domain-containing protein: protein MKSSILLRYTSLICLLITSTLFSQVKNSTNVLKKTGETVNTYDNQEQKENKKPELKMVFSDRNENKIYEEPYSAKVKNKAAILTPMYVIDEDKNYYEVVVADKKLIGKPKGTFSALRSKDNHFSKAKEVQYLGWIKKDNVLEYGRAIQNQVNLKYVKYFVACNTLDNLVNSNNNVKKSTLLLKGDPNLETATKKGIKLNDFVYVYNINKTANSAFVSNSDDLMPKDTANFKYGWVPLQYLNPITDNVVVKLNPADTLKFSSGKINFHANELYRNTFFVNENQSSIAARFDNTTKILLPVNVWNHDKNKITNLKGDDITIKTIEQIDLQSKTINFFYVFENNGSTKQYLKKTLSALQNLKLTTSSDLYANYNFTYSFIAKGKSKSYFLLRTSSFSKWFDLIEKSIKTPEEITNENILPNNNINITQFLSAGPNYENNFFILAGLDGSINTVLQDNMSTLAKNNAKLLYILFRNENSSDNQDFISQSKAYLSDASNANKKYIQNYYVDPKLVPKNDEFVYNGETDNEYIYNAPLKSNFNGGIVFPKLNGELTPETINKAIDTVISKTIKTNNALLKSLTQYKNEFSFLRSQPSVTVKNIIENSPLKDSVSTDVPKKYKNETFAINAKDSLDNDLESKVHILLTENEIKQLIENYRELVSKEYTNENIDKVEILNFKDRCYTFASIIRRTEPLRNRNSLADLFYFKTRVFVNSSDLHTIRIKDIRKFKRKPAEFRALFIGLNAKVEALEKMVRNSAFEVFDEESQLKHYYISKNMLL from the coding sequence ATGAAAAGCAGCATTTTACTTCGATATACGTCTTTAATTTGTTTATTGATCACCAGTACCCTTTTTTCACAGGTTAAGAACAGTACAAACGTTCTTAAAAAAACAGGAGAAACAGTTAATACTTACGATAACCAGGAGCAAAAAGAAAATAAAAAACCAGAACTAAAAATGGTTTTTTCAGATCGAAATGAGAATAAAATTTACGAAGAACCTTATAGCGCCAAAGTAAAAAATAAGGCCGCTATTTTGACCCCCATGTATGTTATTGATGAAGATAAGAATTATTACGAAGTTGTCGTTGCTGATAAGAAACTGATTGGGAAACCCAAAGGAACATTCTCTGCTTTAAGAAGTAAAGACAACCATTTTTCTAAAGCTAAAGAAGTACAGTATCTGGGATGGATTAAAAAAGACAATGTATTGGAATATGGCAGAGCCATCCAAAATCAGGTTAACTTAAAATATGTAAAGTATTTTGTGGCTTGTAATACGTTGGATAATTTAGTGAACAGTAACAATAACGTCAAAAAAAGTACTCTTTTGTTAAAGGGAGATCCTAACTTAGAAACCGCAACAAAAAAAGGGATTAAACTAAATGACTTCGTCTACGTCTACAACATAAACAAAACGGCAAATTCAGCCTTTGTGTCCAATTCTGATGATTTGATGCCAAAAGACACCGCTAATTTTAAATATGGCTGGGTTCCTTTGCAATATCTGAATCCTATAACAGACAATGTGGTAGTGAAACTGAATCCTGCTGATACGTTGAAGTTTTCGTCGGGTAAAATCAACTTTCATGCAAATGAATTGTACAGGAATACCTTTTTCGTAAATGAAAATCAATCCAGTATTGCTGCCAGATTCGATAATACCACTAAAATTTTATTGCCTGTAAATGTATGGAACCACGACAAAAATAAAATCACAAATTTAAAGGGGGATGATATTACCATAAAGACAATCGAACAGATTGATCTGCAAAGTAAGACCATTAACTTTTTTTACGTTTTTGAGAACAACGGCAGTACCAAACAATACCTAAAAAAAACACTTTCGGCATTACAAAATCTAAAATTAACAACGAGCAGTGATTTGTATGCCAATTATAATTTTACGTATTCGTTTATTGCAAAAGGGAAGTCCAAAAGTTATTTTTTGCTCAGAACATCTTCTTTTTCGAAGTGGTTTGATTTAATTGAAAAAAGTATCAAAACACCGGAAGAAATTACAAATGAAAATATTTTACCCAATAACAACATAAATATTACGCAGTTCCTGAGTGCGGGACCCAACTACGAAAATAATTTTTTTATACTGGCAGGATTAGACGGATCAATAAATACCGTTTTACAGGATAATATGAGCACATTGGCTAAGAATAATGCCAAGTTATTGTACATCCTTTTTAGAAATGAAAACAGCTCTGATAATCAGGATTTTATTTCGCAAAGTAAGGCGTATTTAAGTGATGCCAGTAATGCCAATAAAAAATACATTCAGAACTATTATGTAGATCCAAAACTGGTTCCTAAAAATGATGAATTTGTTTACAATGGCGAAACCGATAATGAGTACATCTACAACGCTCCTTTAAAAAGTAACTTTAATGGTGGAATTGTATTTCCTAAGTTAAACGGGGAGTTAACTCCTGAAACAATAAACAAAGCCATTGATACCGTTATCAGTAAAACGATCAAGACGAACAATGCATTGCTAAAATCACTGACTCAGTATAAAAATGAATTTAGTTTTTTAAGAAGTCAGCCGAGTGTAACCGTAAAAAATATTATCGAAAATTCTCCTTTAAAAGACAGTGTAAGTACTGATGTACCTAAAAAATATAAAAACGAAACCTTTGCGATAAATGCAAAAGATTCGTTGGATAATGATTTAGAAAGTAAAGTACACATTTTACTGACCGAAAACGAAATTAAACAGCTTATTGAAAATTATCGGGAGTTAGTAAGCAAAGAATACACTAATGAAAATATTGATAAGGTAGAGATTCTGAATTTTAAGGACAGGTGCTATACATTTGCCTCAATTATCAGAAGGACCGAACCATTAAGAAATAGAAATTCTTTAGCAGATCTGTTTTATTTTAAAACAAGAGTATTTGTAAACAGTTCTGATCTGCATACTATAAGAATTAAAGATATCAGAAAGTT